The Culex quinquefasciatus strain JHB chromosome 2, VPISU_Cqui_1.0_pri_paternal, whole genome shotgun sequence genome contains the following window.
TCTCGCACTAATTGTACGCTCGATGCAGTTTAGTTCTCGTTGTTTGCTTCTGAATTAGGGCTTTGCTTTGCGTGTCgtgattaaaataaacattcacTTATCACGATAATTCAGCAAATCTTTTAAGATTCGCCAGATTTCAGTTATCAGTCTCTTGAGGACCAAACAATTCATCTTCCTTGAAGCAACTCTTCAAGACAAGATCCACCGTTACTCGACTGATAACAACTCAGGCAAGAGCAATTCGAGAGATTAGTAGATAAAACAGTGAGATAATCGAATTAAACGTTGTGTGTCGGCTCACGACGTTCTCATCAGTACCATCGTGCAGTTGAAGATCAGCCGCGATCCGACGAGGATCTACCGTACAGACCATGGAGACACGTGCTGTGTCGTGGAAACGGACCATTGACAAACTGGGCGAAAGGAACGTGCAGTTTCTCAATTTACCTCAACGATCGTTGAAGTTCCTGAAGGATCTCGTGAACACGTTGGTAGGTTGGATCAAGATTATCTTGTAAAGAGAGGATTAAGACAGTTTAATTTGTGTGATCACAGGTCGAGGTACAATGGCGCTACACGTTGGCTGCGTTCGTGCTCAGCTTCGCTGTCAGCTGGTTCTTTTTTGCGATTCTCTGGTATTTGGTGGCGTACGCCCATGGTGATCTGAACTTTGATCCCGAAACGGGCAAGCGGATGGGCGATGGCGAACAACCGTGTGTTGCAGGTGCTACCACCTTTATGGAGTTCCTACTGTTCAGCATCGAGTCCCAAGTTAGTACCGGATACGGAACGTGGACTCCGACGGAGGAATGTGCCGAAGCGTTGGGGCTATTGACGATACAGTTGATCGTCGGCCTGGTGATCGATGCCGCCATGGTTGGGATTGTCTACGCCAAGATGGTGCGACCTCCCAAGAAGATCTCCAACATGAAGTTCAGCAAACATGCGGTCATATGCCGCCGCGACGGTCGGCTGTGCTTCGTCTTCCGGATTTGTGACAGTAAGCATCAACACGCGATCGAGACCAAGATCAACGTCGTAATGCTGCAGTCCCATCGATCGCTCGAAGGAGAAATCATCGAAAAGTACGAACGACACATGAGCCTGGAGAACAACGGCCGTGTCCTACTGTTCTGGCCGGTGACCGTTTGCCACGTGATCGACGCCCAAAGTCCGCTGTACGACCTCACGCCGAAAGATCTGCTCGAGAGCAAATTTGAAATTGTGGTCACGCTCAGTGGTGGAACCAACATTACCGGGCAGGTGAACGAAGCCAGAACATCGTACATGCCGGGTGAAATTTTGTGGGGTCATCGGTTCAAGAATATTGTGCACTACGACAAAGAGCACGGACGGTACGTTGCAACGAACAGGGATATGAACGCGACCGAACTGGTCAACGCTCCGAGCTGCAGTGCCCGGAAGCTGGATGAGGTTGCGGTGAATGTGAAGCACTTTTTGAGCGATGATCAGCACAAAGAGTTCGAGAAAATGGAATCGTTGGCAGAATACCACGGTCAAGAGGTAGGGATAGAATCCATTCAGGCGTAAATCATTGGCACAACATTTCAAGTTTGCAATGTttcttgtgtgtttgtgtgtgtgaccGAGTAAGCGAGCGAGACAGAGGGTAAGTAAGTGAATAGGTAAGTGAGTTAGTGATGAAGTA
Protein-coding sequences here:
- the LOC6031954 gene encoding ATP-sensitive inward rectifier potassium channel 8, translating into METRAVSWKRTIDKLGERNVQFLNLPQRSLKFLKDLVNTLVEVQWRYTLAAFVLSFAVSWFFFAILWYLVAYAHGDLNFDPETGKRMGDGEQPCVAGATTFMEFLLFSIESQVSTGYGTWTPTEECAEALGLLTIQLIVGLVIDAAMVGIVYAKMVRPPKKISNMKFSKHAVICRRDGRLCFVFRICDSKHQHAIETKINVVMLQSHRSLEGEIIEKYERHMSLENNGRVLLFWPVTVCHVIDAQSPLYDLTPKDLLESKFEIVVTLSGGTNITGQVNEARTSYMPGEILWGHRFKNIVHYDKEHGRYVATNRDMNATELVNAPSCSARKLDEVAVNVKHFLSDDQHKEFEKMESLAEYHGQEDDSDSDDGILMKNMSGDAFPFIDSSANKSQS